From Anopheles arabiensis isolate DONGOLA chromosome 3, AaraD3, whole genome shotgun sequence, a single genomic window includes:
- the LOC120899991 gene encoding m7GpppN-mRNA hydrolase: MAIKSPVSVAQTAAAVASTAAVASGQKGKQNGSLNISCDILDDLASRFIINVPVEERENLIRICFQMELAHWFYLDFYCAENKHKCGIKQFAQQMFKHVPFLQPHWPNVDTVLEDWKQYKLTVPTYGAILLSEDLKHVLLVQSFWAKSSWGFPKGKINENEEPVNCAIREVYEETGYDIRKLIRPTEYIEVIVNYQFTRLYLVPGVPLATVFVPKTRNEIKCCEWFPVDVLPVTKHDSIVKDNHNLTGNSFFMILPFVKRLKRWLESFPSGGKAAKGAAGKGILAQASNSPVFGRESTGKQKIYFENNIVGSGNKQQQQQQGQKQRQRHKSMGELEQQPQQPIQILQRGKANAAAGTPNVANRSQQKQQQQQQQQQQPREDVYQSNQRAASVVSESYRDFSLGVADESSAMKKKFNQTLPTSAQPLSANVGRGGQNVAAGGGERLVKSQTKRKLFANETAPAKVETENRKEQQQQQQGKEAKKKAAETDDESFLENLLQEARYDRFRNGVYQWTHFQLEHSTFLFQPILPS; the protein is encoded by the exons ATGGCAATAAAAAGCCCGGTGAGTGTGGCCCAAACCGCGGCTGCGGTGGCGTCGACGGCGGCAGTGGCCTCGGGCCAGAAGGGCAAGCAGAACGGTTCGCTCAACATTTCGTGCGACATTCTGGACGATCTCGCCAGCCGGTTCATCATCAATGTGCCGGTGGAGGAGCGGGAAAATTTGATCCGCATCTGCTTCCAGATGGAGCTGGCCCACTGGTTCTATTTGGATTTCTATTGCGCCGAGAACAAGCACAAGTGTGGCATCAAACAGTTCGCGCAGCAAATGTTTAAG CATGTGCCGTTCCTGCAGCCGCACTGGCCAAACGTGGATACGGTGCTGGAGGACTGGAAGCAGTACAAGCTGACCGTACCGACGTACGGTGCGATACTGCTGTCCGAGGACCTGAAGcacgtgctgctggtgcaatCGTTCTGGGCGAAATCGTCGTGGGGCTTCCCCAAGGGCAAGATCAACGAAAACGAGGAACCGGTCAACTGTGCGATACGCGAGGTGTACGAGGAGACGGGCTACGACATCCGCAAGCTGATCCGGCCGACCGAGTACATCGAGGTGATCGTAAACTATCAGTTCACCCGGCTCTACCTGGTGCCGGGCGTACCGCTGGCCACAGTGTTTGTACCGAAAACGCGCAACGAAATCAAGTGCTGCGAATGGTTCCCGGTGGACGTGCTGCCCGTCACCAAGCACGACAGCATCGTGAAGGACAACCACAATCTGACCGGCAACTCGTTCTTTATGATATTGCCGTTCGTGAAGCGGCTGAAACGGTGGCTCGAATCGTTCCCGTCCGGCGGGAAGGCGGCCAAGGGAGCGGCCGGCAAGGGCATACTGGCGCAGGCAAGCAACTCACCCGTGTTTGGACGCGAATCGACCGGCAAGCAGAAAATCTACTTCGAAAACAATATCGTTGGCAGTggaaacaaacagcaacagcagcaacaaggaCAGAAACAACGGCAGAGGCACAAATCAATGGGAGAGCTGGAACAGCAACCGCAACAGCCGATACAAATACTGCAACGTGGGAAAGCGAATGCTGCTGCAGGTACGCCGAACGTTGCCAACCGTTCGCAAcagaagcaacaacagcagcaacagcaacaacagcagccacGCGAAGATGTCTACCAATCAAATCAGCGGGCTGCCAGTGTAGTCAGCGAGAGCTACCGGGACTTTTCGCTCGGTGTCGCCGATGAGTCGTCCGCGATGAAGAAGAAGTTCAACCAAACGCTACCCACCTCTGCCCAACCTTTGTCAGCAAATGTGGGCCGAGGTGGACAgaatgttgctgctggtggtggtgagcggCTGGTCAAGAGTCAGACGAAGAGAAAACTGTTCGCCAACGAGACCGCACCGGCCAAAGTGGAGACAGAGAATCgaaaggagcagcagcagcagcagcaggggaaGGAGGCGAAGAAAAAGGCAGCGGAAACGGATGACGAATCGTTTCTCGAGAATCTGCTCCAGGAGGCGCGCTACGACCGTTTCCGGAATGGCGTGTATCAGTGGACCCATTTCCAGCTTGAACattcaacatttttatttcaaccgATATTACCTTCCTAG
- the LOC120899992 gene encoding BSD domain-containing protein 1-like, translated as MADKSPSDETVVGPSDVPTTPTKEKVSAEVPLSPTGSTASASSSSWWGSWIDTARTKSASVLEAVKNDLTELTTVVKTEASSATEALGRSLHLGEPDSAVGAMKKSFSSFLGQVTEALVPSLEEDEETEAVLITADGTLTLTGFYKHLAELQANDDTYLEEPADELREKYKRWMEVVEQEQFTEPRLAKHLASSTILNEKYVALVPAKIAHMNFWKRYLFKKALLEDAIANAELAERKAKAAVNSTETCAPNKTIVQTDQPRRTTIEEATEPEETPSYPIADDLAWAEVPEFDATNIELSEEEQARLLEEYEQEIREREKSLTTSVGKLDLVDESLLIQSDIEGTPQKTQKAPSQPDTKGKATTTTSAAAAAAAGGKRDKTTNNQKQQPNKSQQQGKAASATGKSVNNKQQQQQQQQTNAGKKGAQQQQQQTATGGGKGKKDQLKMDKNHFTKDAEASSSNSDESWEKEFELE; from the exons atGGCAGATAAAAG TCCAAGCGATGAGACGGTCGTCGGCCCATCGGATGTACCGACTACCCCTACCAAGGAGAAGGTGAGCGCGGAGGTACCGTTAAGTCCTACCGGAAGCACCGCCTCGGCCAGCTCGTCCAGCTGGTGGGGCTCGTGGATTGACACGGCCCGTACAAAG TCTGCATCAGTGCTGGAGGCGGTTAAAAATGACTTGACAGAGCTAACGACGGTTGTTAAGACGGAAGCATCGAGCGCTACCGAAGCGCTGGGCCGTTCACTGCATCTCGGCGAACCGGACTCGGCCGTCGGTGCGATGAAGAAAAGCTTCAGCAGCTTCCTCGGCCAGGTGACGGAAGCGCTCGTCCCATCGctcgaggaggacgaggagacGGAAGCGGTACTGATAACGGCGGACGGCACGCTCACGCTGACCGGGTTCTACAAGCATCTGGCCGAGCTGCAGGCCAACGACGACACCTACCTGGAGGAGCCGGCGGACGAGCTACGGGAGAAGTACAAGCGCTGGATGGAGGTGGTCGAGCAGGAGCAGTTTACAGAGCCGCGGCTGGCGAAGCATCTGGCCAGCAGCACGATACTGAACGAGAAGTATGTCGCCCTGGTGCCTGCCAAGATTGCTCACATGAACTTCTGGAAACG CTATCTCTTCAAGAAAGCGCTACTGGAGGATGCGATTGCCAACGCAGAGCTGGCCGAACGGAAGGCAAAGGCGGCCGTAAACTCTACGGAAACGTGCGCACCGAACAAAACGATCGTGCAAACGGACCAGCCAAGACGAACGACGATCGAGGAAG CAACCGAACCGGAGGAAACACCGTCCTACCCGATCGCCGACGATCTCGCGTGGGCCGAGGTGCCCGAGTTTGACGCCACCAACATCGAGCTGTCCGAGGAGGAGCAGGCGCGGCTGCTCGAGGAGTACGAGCAGGAGATACGGGAGCGCGAAAAGTCACTCACAACCAGCGTGGGCAAGCTGGACCTGGTGGACGAATCGCTGCTGATACAGTCCGACATCGAGGGTACGCCGCAGAAAACGCAGAAAGCCCCTTCGCAGCCCGACACCAAGGGGaaggcgacgacgacgacgtcggccgcagcagcagcagcagccggtggAAAGAGAGACAAGACAACGAATAACCAAAAACAGCAGCCAAACAAGTCTCAGCAGCAGGGTAAGGCGGCAAGTGCCACCGGAAAGAGTgtaaataacaaacagcagcagcaacagcaacagcagacaaACGCGGGCAAGAAGGgcgcacaacagcagcaacagcaaacggcGACCGGTGGCGGCAAGGGCAAGAAGGATCAGCTCAAGATGGACAAGAACCACTTCACGAAGGACGCGGAAGCGTCGTCCTCCAACTCGGACGAAAGCTGGGAGAAGGAGTTCGAGCTGGAATGA
- the LOC120899993 gene encoding integumentary mucin C.1-like encodes MCVRRDSSITMNRVILVSFLCVCVLGYISSVDGVPARGKQPANRSSEESGEMEQSNSRERAMERKGPGKRQKGQSSKESGEMKMKRPRPPPRRRNKNRNKNRSTTTTTTTSTTTVSPATNPSSPASVSQSTTTTPAATRAATSTTPVSTTSATSTSTTPSSTTSATSTSTTPSSTTSATSTSTSSSSTTLSSTTQGPSTTPTTTTSSTTTTASSTTSTTSSSSSTTDRGRPSPPTRPGHAD; translated from the coding sequence ATGTGCGTGCGCCGTGATAGCAGCATCACCATGAATCGTGTcattttggtgtcatttttgTGCGTCTGTGTGCTCGGGTACATATCCTCCGTCGATGGAGTTCCGGCACGTGGGAAGCAACCGGCCAATAGGTCGTCGGAAGAATCGGGCGAAATGGAACAATCGAACAGCCGGGAGCGTGCAATGGAGCGAAAGGGCCCGGGAAAGCGACAGAAGGGACAATCGTCGAAGGAGAGTGGCGAGATGAAAATGAAGCGTCCCCGACCGCCTCCACGTCGAAGGAATAAGAATAGGAACAAAAATCGAtcaacgaccaccaccacaacgaCTTCCACGACAACGGTTTCACCAGCGACGAACCCTTCGAGCCCTGCTTCAGTTTCCCAGTCCACCACGACGACGCCAGCCGCAACTAGAGCAGCCACATCCACTACTCCGGTATCAACTACTTCAGCTACGAGTACATCCACTACTCCGTCATCTACGACTTCAGCTACGAGTACATCCACAACTCCGTCATCTACGACTTCAGCTACGAGTACATCAACAAGCTCGTCTTCTACAACGCTTTCAAGCACTACCCAAGGACCATCAACGACCCCTACGACTACTACGTCCAGCACAACCACAACGGCGAGTTCGACCACTTCTACCACATCCAGCTCTTCTTCCACCACAGACCGGGGCCGACCGTCGCCACCGACCCGTCCTGGTCATGCCGATTAA
- the LOC120899990 gene encoding vesicular inhibitory amino acid transporter: MSFLNNLRSVPLPPVKNMLNVALQTARQTIPAKQKQNGYEEQAGDNFGDASGGASGMRSPPQVPPRPQNVHFAETDAAGDTGGTTEMNPLNPFTNPKAYYQEDGTDQPGTNQYQETGFNQGDFENGYQAGGYPPRQGSVQSFGSDSTFAGGCEGEAPGGAKINEYQAAWNVTNAIQGMFIVSLPFAVLRGGYWAIIAMVGIAHICCYTGKILVMCLYEPDPQTGEPVRVRDSYVSIAKVCFGKKIGARVVSIAQIIELLMTCILYVVVCGDLMAGSFPDGALDTRSWMMLCGIFLLPLAFLKSLHHVSLLSFWCTMAHLLINAIIVGYCLLEIGDWGWSKVKWRMDFENFPISLGVIVFSYTSQIFLPTLEGNMEDRSKFNWMLDWSHIAAAAFKALFGYICFLTFQNDTQQVITNNLHSPGFKGLVNFCLVIKAILSYPLPYFAACELLERAFFRGKPKTMFPVVWELDGELKVWGLAWRLTVILGTIMMAIFIPHFSILMGFIGSFTGTMLSFIWPCYFHLKLKGHLLDQKQRAYNYFIIFLGVLFCVVGIYDSGTALIHAFEIGLPF; this comes from the exons ATGTCATTCCTTAACAATTTACGCTCGGTGCCGCTACCACCGGTGAAAAATATGCTCAACGTGGCCCTGCAAACGGCACGCCAAACGATTCCGGCCAAGCAGAAACAGAACGGCTACGAGGAGCAGGCCGGTGACAACTTTGGCGATGCTTCTGGCGGCGCTAGTGGTATGCGATCGCCACCGCAAGTCCCCCCAAGACCACAGAACGTTCATTTCGCTGAAACGGACG cCGCGGGTGACACTGGTGGAACGACGGAGATGAACCCACTGAATCCGTTCACAAATCCGAAGGCCTACTATCAGGAGGACGGAACGGACCAGCCCGGTACGAACCAGTACCAGGAGACGGGATTCAATCAGGGTGATTTCGAAAATGGTTACCAAGCGGGCGGCTACCCACCAAG ACAGGGCAGTGTGCAGTCATTTGGTTCGGACAGTACCTTTGCCGGAGGTTGCGAAGGAGAAGCTCCCGGTGGGGCAAAGATCAATGAGTATCAGGCGGCTTGGAACGTGACCAACGCAATTCAG GGAATGTTCATCGTGTCGCTACCGTTCGCCGTACTGCGCGGCGGCTACTGGGCAATCATCGCCATGGTCGGCATCGCGCACATTTGCTGCTACACCGGCAAGATACTCGTCATGTGTCTGTACGAGCCGGATCCGCAGACGGGCGAACCGGTACGGGTGCGCGACAGCTACGTGTCGATCGCGAAGGTGTGCTTCGGTAAGAAGATTGGCGCACGAGTCGTCAGCATAGCGCAGATCATCGAACTGCTGATGACCTGCATCCTGTACGTGGTGGTGTGCGGCGATCTGATGGCGGGTTCGTTCCCGGACGGAGCACTCGACACCCGCTCCTGGATGATGCTGTGCGGTATCTTTCTGCTGCCGCTCGCGTTCCTGAAGTCGCTGCACCACGTGTCGCTGCTGTCGTTCTGGTGCACCATGGCTCATCTGCTGATCAACGCGATCATCGTCGGCTACTGCCTGCTGGAGATCGGCGACTGGGGCTGGAGTAAGGTCAAGTGGCGAATGGACTTTGAGAACTTTCCAATCTCACTTGGTGTTATTGTCTTCTCCTACACGTCGCAAATCTTCCTGCCCACGCTCGAGGGCAACATGGAGGATCGGTCCAAGTTCAACTGGATGCTCGACTGGTCGCACATTGCGGCGGCCGCGTTCAAGGCACTGTTCGGGTACATCTGCTTCCTGACGTTCCAGAACGATACGCAGCAGGTGATCACGAACAATCTGCACTCGCCCGGGTTCAAGGGTCTGGTGAACTTCTGTCTGGTGATTAAGGCCATCCTCAGCTACCCGCTGCCGTACTTTGCCGCCTGCGAGCTCCTCGAGCGGGCATTCTTCCGCGGCAAGCCGAAAACGATGTTCCCCGTCGTTTGGGAGCTGGACGGGGAGCTGAAGGTATGGGGTCTGGCCTGGCGTTTGACCGTCATTCTCGGCACCATCATGATGGCCATCTTCATTCCCCACTTTTCGATTCTGATGGGCTTCATCGGCAGCTTCACTGGCACGATGTTAAGCTTCATCTGGCCCTGCTACTTCCATCTCAAGCTGAAAGGACATCTGCTAGATCAGAAGCAGCGGGCTTACAACTATTTCATTATCTTTCTCGGTGTGCTGTTCTGTGTGGTCGGTATCTACGACTCGGGCACGGCGCTGATTCATGCCTTCGAGATCGGTTTGCCGTTCTAA